A window of the Limisphaera ngatamarikiensis genome harbors these coding sequences:
- a CDS encoding polyprenyl synthetase family protein: MLATGTKATAAPAADSQDAEVGLLWKRIVGPLEGFLEQVSAQLVEQVRSFDPALSDLAEYTLQGPGKQLRPTLVGLAGHALGRTSDDHVRVAVIIEMVHLATLVHDDVMDEAALRRGRQTVAARWGNETAVLFGDCLFAQALTQAAAFPTPEVCRTVAQATQVVCTGEILQTRYRRDFTLSQEHYRRILAMKTGELFALACDLGAWCSGARPEVRQGLRRFGLVFGTAYQLYDDCLDLMGEERVAGKSLGTDLSKGKLTLPVLLAWARADDQDRRRLERWIREWHPRHLPELRRMLHQYRAFPAALDEVHLHLNRARQELDNLPGPLQTDGLKAAADFLARQTDQLALPG, translated from the coding sequence ATGCTGGCAACGGGCACCAAAGCAACCGCCGCCCCCGCAGCTGATTCCCAGGACGCCGAGGTCGGTCTGCTCTGGAAACGAATCGTCGGACCGTTGGAGGGATTCCTGGAACAGGTCTCAGCCCAACTGGTCGAACAGGTTCGGTCCTTCGACCCGGCGTTGTCCGATCTGGCCGAATACACGCTGCAAGGCCCGGGCAAGCAGTTGCGGCCCACACTGGTGGGATTGGCTGGACACGCCCTGGGTCGGACCTCCGACGACCACGTCCGCGTGGCCGTGATCATCGAAATGGTGCACCTGGCCACGCTGGTCCACGACGACGTCATGGACGAGGCGGCCCTGCGGCGGGGTCGGCAAACGGTGGCAGCCCGATGGGGCAACGAAACCGCCGTACTGTTTGGCGATTGCCTTTTTGCCCAGGCACTGACTCAAGCCGCAGCCTTCCCCACCCCGGAGGTCTGCCGCACCGTCGCCCAAGCCACCCAGGTGGTCTGCACCGGCGAGATCCTCCAAACCCGGTACCGCCGGGATTTCACCCTGTCCCAGGAACACTACCGGCGCATCCTGGCCATGAAAACGGGGGAGCTTTTCGCCCTGGCTTGTGACCTGGGCGCCTGGTGCAGCGGCGCCCGACCGGAAGTGCGTCAGGGATTGCGAAGGTTCGGGCTGGTTTTTGGCACCGCCTACCAACTGTACGACGATTGCCTGGACCTGATGGGTGAGGAACGGGTGGCGGGCAAGTCCCTCGGCACGGACCTGTCCAAGGGCAAACTCACCCTGCCGGTCCTGCTGGCCTGGGCGCGGGCGGACGACCAGGACCGAAGACGGTTGGAACGGTGGATCCGGGAATGGCACCCCCGACATTTACCGGAGCTGCGGCGGATGCTTCATCAGTACCGGGCCTTCCCCGCGGCACTGGACGAGGTGCACCTCCACCTGAACCGGGCGCGACAAGAGTTGGACAACCTGCCGGGACCGCTCCAGACGGACGGACTCAAGGCCGCTGCGGACTTTCTGGCCCGCCAAACGGATCAACTCGCCCTGCCCGGCTGA
- a CDS encoding GspE/PulE family protein — MSANEPARPVEVGELLVQRGILSPKLLELVRRRQARLGIPQHRAIVELNYASEEDTYRALAELHGLPFEDVSGVDVPTEVLKEVPLKLIFHYRLLPLRREGDALVVAVSEPPLPMEEGNLRLILHRPLQFVLSSPSAIQAALRKHFGLGAETIQQLRDERAWEEPGAEMVFDVKPAEDDPAVQASIARLVDQILVEALRLDATDIHIEPYPEEIRLRYRIDGVLQTIPVPAGLRRLHPALVSRLKIMAGLNIAEKRLPQDGRIAMKTGGESYDLRVSVLPTAHGEALCLRVLGRQSLFLDLGQLGMEPEQETLMRELVQLPQGMVLLTGPTGSGKTTTLYAALAQANDEGRKIITLENPVEYQIHGIAQIQTREEIGLTFASGLRAVLRHDPDVILIGEIRDPETAEIAVRAAQTGHLVFSTLHTNDSVTAVTRLLEMGIEPSVLGASLVASIAQRLAQRICRHCLEPDPDVAPELREEMARVLGRSPAELELWRGRGCVECRQRGYRGRVGLFEFFVLNEALADLIEPGVKAGTLREAARRYGWRSLRELGWLKVQQRLISVSELQRLTRRVRVGNG; from the coding sequence ATGAGCGCCAACGAACCTGCCAGGCCGGTGGAGGTGGGCGAGTTACTCGTGCAGCGGGGGATCCTGTCGCCGAAGCTCCTGGAGCTGGTGCGGCGGCGGCAGGCCCGGCTGGGGATTCCGCAGCACCGGGCGATTGTGGAGTTGAACTATGCCTCGGAGGAGGACACGTACCGGGCGCTGGCCGAGCTGCACGGCCTGCCGTTTGAGGACGTCAGCGGGGTGGATGTCCCAACGGAGGTGCTCAAAGAGGTGCCGTTGAAGCTGATTTTTCACTATCGTCTGCTGCCGTTGCGCCGCGAGGGGGATGCGCTGGTGGTGGCGGTGTCGGAGCCGCCGCTTCCCATGGAGGAGGGGAACCTGCGGTTGATTCTGCATCGGCCGCTTCAGTTCGTGCTGAGCAGTCCCAGTGCGATCCAGGCGGCGCTGCGGAAGCATTTTGGTCTGGGGGCGGAGACGATCCAGCAGCTGCGGGACGAGCGGGCCTGGGAGGAGCCCGGCGCGGAGATGGTGTTTGACGTGAAGCCGGCCGAGGACGATCCGGCGGTTCAGGCCTCCATCGCCCGGCTGGTGGATCAGATCTTGGTGGAGGCGTTGCGGCTGGACGCGACGGACATTCACATCGAACCGTACCCGGAGGAGATCCGGTTGCGATATCGGATTGACGGGGTGTTGCAGACCATTCCGGTTCCGGCCGGCCTGCGGAGGCTGCATCCGGCGTTGGTATCGCGGCTGAAGATCATGGCGGGGCTGAACATTGCGGAGAAGCGGCTGCCGCAGGACGGGCGGATCGCCATGAAGACGGGCGGGGAATCCTACGACCTGCGCGTTTCGGTGCTGCCCACGGCCCATGGGGAGGCGCTGTGTCTGCGGGTGCTGGGGCGTCAGAGTCTGTTTCTGGACCTGGGCCAGCTGGGCATGGAGCCCGAGCAGGAGACGCTGATGCGGGAGCTGGTGCAGTTGCCGCAGGGCATGGTGTTGTTGACCGGGCCCACGGGCAGCGGCAAGACCACCACGTTGTATGCCGCGCTGGCGCAGGCCAATGACGAGGGCCGGAAGATCATCACCCTGGAAAACCCGGTGGAGTACCAGATTCACGGGATTGCGCAGATTCAGACCCGCGAGGAGATCGGCCTGACCTTTGCCAGCGGTCTGAGGGCGGTGTTGCGGCATGATCCGGATGTGATCCTGATCGGTGAGATCCGGGATCCGGAGACGGCGGAGATTGCGGTACGGGCGGCGCAGACGGGGCATCTGGTCTTTTCCACGCTGCATACGAATGACAGTGTCACGGCGGTGACGCGGCTGTTGGAGATGGGGATTGAACCGAGTGTGTTGGGGGCTTCGCTGGTGGCGAGCATTGCACAGCGGCTGGCGCAGCGGATTTGCCGGCATTGTTTGGAGCCGGATCCGGACGTGGCGCCGGAGTTGCGGGAGGAGATGGCGCGGGTGCTGGGCCGGTCTCCGGCGGAGCTGGAGCTGTGGCGGGGCCGGGGCTGTGTGGAATGCCGTCAGCGGGGGTATCGGGGTCGGGTGGGCTTGTTTGAGTTTTTCGTATTGAACGAGGCACTGGCGGATTTGATCGAGCCCGGGGTGAAGGCGGGGACGCTCCGGGAAGCGGCCCGGCGGTACGGTTGGCGTTCGTTGCGGGAGCTGGGCTGGTTGAAGGTTCAGCAGCGGCTGATTTCGGTGTCGGAGTTGCAGCGGCTGACCCGTCGGGTGCGGGTGGGCAATGGGTGA
- a CDS encoding adenylosuccinate synthase codes for MANTILVGAQWGDEGKGKIIDVLTEEADVVVRYAGGNNAGHTVWVGKERYILHLVPSGILRRDKLCVIGNGVVIDPVSLADEIRGLRQLGVKVGDNLRISETAHVVLPYHRELDVAREQRKDRQRIGTTKRGIGPAYADKAARVGLRMVDLIQPERFAEQLKQRIRENNQVLRAWGARPLSYRKVLEEYQAAGAFLKPFITNTVQVLHQALQQGKNLLFEGAQGTFLDIDHGTYPYVTSSNTTAGGACTGSGVPPNRIDQVVGVMKAYTTRVGEGPLPTEDAELGELLHGMGREFGATTGRPRRCGWFDAVAVRQAVLINGVDFLAVTNLDGLDTVQTIKVCLAYRVGRRRYDNLPSDTAELAACEPVYAEFPGWCTPTSGARRWKDLPARARSYLKALEDLVGAPIGIVSVGPDRDQTIFR; via the coding sequence ATGGCGAATACAATTCTGGTCGGCGCCCAGTGGGGCGACGAAGGCAAGGGCAAGATTATTGACGTTCTGACCGAGGAAGCCGACGTGGTGGTCCGGTACGCCGGTGGCAACAACGCCGGTCACACCGTCTGGGTCGGAAAGGAACGCTACATCCTGCACCTCGTCCCTTCCGGAATCCTGCGCCGCGACAAACTGTGCGTGATCGGCAACGGCGTGGTCATTGACCCGGTCAGCCTGGCCGACGAAATCCGGGGCCTCCGGCAGCTGGGTGTCAAGGTGGGAGACAACCTGCGCATCAGCGAAACCGCCCATGTAGTCCTGCCCTATCACCGGGAATTGGACGTCGCCCGGGAACAGCGCAAGGACCGCCAGCGCATCGGTACCACCAAACGCGGCATCGGCCCGGCCTACGCCGACAAGGCAGCCCGCGTCGGCCTGCGCATGGTGGACCTGATCCAGCCCGAACGGTTCGCCGAGCAGCTCAAACAACGCATCCGCGAAAACAACCAGGTCCTTCGCGCCTGGGGCGCCCGCCCGCTGTCCTACCGCAAGGTGCTGGAGGAGTACCAGGCCGCCGGCGCCTTTCTGAAACCCTTTATCACCAATACCGTTCAGGTGCTGCACCAGGCACTGCAACAGGGCAAGAACCTCCTGTTCGAAGGTGCCCAGGGCACCTTCCTGGACATTGACCACGGGACCTACCCGTACGTCACCTCCTCCAACACCACCGCCGGCGGTGCCTGCACCGGTTCCGGCGTCCCGCCCAATCGGATCGACCAGGTGGTGGGCGTGATGAAAGCCTACACCACCCGCGTCGGTGAAGGTCCCCTGCCCACCGAGGATGCCGAACTGGGCGAACTCCTGCACGGCATGGGCCGCGAATTCGGCGCCACCACCGGTCGACCCCGCCGCTGCGGCTGGTTCGACGCTGTCGCCGTCCGACAGGCGGTGCTCATCAACGGCGTGGATTTCCTGGCCGTTACCAACCTGGACGGACTCGACACCGTCCAAACCATCAAGGTGTGTCTGGCCTACCGCGTGGGACGCCGCCGGTACGACAACCTTCCCTCGGACACGGCCGAGCTGGCCGCCTGTGAGCCGGTCTACGCTGAATTCCCCGGCTGGTGCACCCCCACCAGCGGCGCACGCCGTTGGAAAGACCTCCCGGCCCGGGCACGGTCCTACCTCAAGGCCCTGGAAGACCTGGTGGGCGCACCCATCGGGATCGTGTCGGTAGGGCCCGACCGGGACCAGACCATTTTCCGCTGA
- a CDS encoding sigma-70 family RNA polymerase sigma factor: MAHETTHPGSVPAQAPGTPAPDTGPPDEALVQRAREGDLDAFDLLMRRHQERVYQVIYHMTSHHEDARDLTQETFITAYHALDRFRGDAAFGTWLYRIAVNKTLNFLEKKRPERSGPSLNDLDAHAEHDPDLVALITEQTPRREVSLAELRQKLNEAMMKLSEKHRLVVILHEVQGMSHEEIARIMDCSVGTVRSRLFYARQQLQAYLSDYL, translated from the coding sequence ATGGCACACGAAACCACCCACCCCGGTTCCGTCCCTGCCCAAGCCCCGGGCACACCCGCCCCGGACACAGGTCCGCCGGACGAGGCCCTGGTCCAACGAGCCCGGGAGGGTGACCTGGACGCGTTCGATCTGCTGATGCGCCGACATCAGGAACGCGTTTACCAGGTCATCTACCACATGACCTCCCACCATGAGGACGCCCGTGACCTGACGCAGGAAACCTTCATCACCGCCTACCATGCGCTGGACCGGTTCCGGGGCGACGCCGCCTTCGGCACCTGGCTCTACCGCATTGCCGTCAACAAAACGCTGAATTTTCTGGAGAAAAAGCGACCGGAACGGAGCGGCCCCAGCTTGAACGACCTGGACGCCCACGCGGAGCACGATCCGGATCTGGTGGCCCTGATCACCGAGCAAACACCGCGGCGCGAGGTTTCGCTGGCCGAGCTGCGCCAAAAGTTGAACGAAGCCATGATGAAGCTGTCAGAAAAGCATAGACTGGTGGTGATTTTGCACGAGGTACAGGGTATGTCGCACGAGGAAATCGCCAGGATCATGGACTGCAGCGTGGGCACCGTCCGGTCGCGCCTCTTTTACGCGCGACAACAACTCCAGGCATACCTGTCCGATTACCTCTGA
- a CDS encoding isoprenyl transferase: MVEPGTELTVPVGATPPVGGPVNSSAPTLSAEARAALPRHVAIIMDGNGRWARQRGLPRIEGHRHGAESARAVVRAAAEIGIEYLTLYAFSVENWNRPREEVEALMRYLLHYLKTETDELHKHNVRLHVIGQIQRLPEAVQTELQKTLRRLSKNNGLNLVMALSYGGRTEIVEAARSIARQVREGRLNPEDIDEALFARHLWTRNIPDPDLLIRTSGEMRVSNFLLWQISYAELVITPVLWPDFRKPHFYAALEEYARRHRRFGTV, encoded by the coding sequence ATGGTCGAACCGGGCACAGAACTGACCGTTCCCGTCGGCGCAACGCCGCCCGTCGGCGGCCCGGTGAATTCCTCCGCCCCCACCCTGAGCGCGGAGGCCCGGGCGGCCCTGCCCCGGCACGTGGCCATCATCATGGACGGCAACGGCCGCTGGGCCCGCCAGCGCGGCCTGCCCCGCATCGAAGGGCACCGGCACGGCGCCGAATCGGCCCGGGCCGTCGTCCGCGCCGCAGCCGAGATCGGCATCGAATACCTCACCCTCTACGCCTTTTCGGTCGAGAACTGGAATCGGCCTCGCGAGGAGGTCGAGGCCCTGATGAGGTACCTGCTGCACTACCTCAAAACCGAGACGGACGAACTCCACAAACACAACGTGCGCCTGCACGTCATCGGCCAGATCCAGCGCCTGCCCGAGGCCGTCCAAACCGAGCTCCAAAAAACCCTGCGCCGCCTCTCCAAAAACAACGGGCTCAACCTGGTAATGGCCCTCAGCTACGGCGGCCGCACCGAGATCGTGGAAGCAGCCCGCAGCATCGCCCGGCAGGTCCGCGAAGGCAGGCTCAACCCCGAGGACATTGACGAGGCGCTCTTCGCGCGGCACCTCTGGACGCGCAACATCCCCGACCCGGACCTCCTCATCCGCACCAGCGGCGAAATGCGGGTCAGCAACTTCCTCCTGTGGCAGATCTCCTACGCCGAGCTGGTCATCACCCCGGTGCTCTGGCCCGATTTTCGCAAGCCCCACTTCTACGCCGCCCTGGAGGAATACGCCCGCCGCCATCGGCGGTTCGGCACCGTTTGA